A genome region from Pirellulales bacterium includes the following:
- a CDS encoding acylphosphatase, with product MSEHERREVHYSGRVQGVGFRYTTRELAQEFDVSGYVENLPDGRVQLVAEGEPAELDRFLDAVAERLERYIGGVHVRTRPAGGDFSGFSVRH from the coding sequence ATGAGCGAACACGAGCGGCGTGAGGTTCATTATTCGGGACGGGTACAGGGGGTCGGGTTTCGCTATACCACGCGAGAACTGGCCCAGGAGTTTGATGTTTCAGGCTATGTCGAGAATCTGCCGGACGGTCGCGTACAGCTTGTCGCCGAGGGCGAACCCGCCGAGCTCGACCGCTTTCTCGACGCCGTCGCCGAGCGGCTCGAGCGGTATATCGGCGGCGTCCACGTGCGCACGCGGCCGGCCGGCGGCGATTTCAGCGGCTTTTCAGTAAGGCATTAG
- a CDS encoding ABC transporter permease subunit, whose amino-acid sequence MQLANLIPADVWKLWNRLDPALQIVIVGTLALGALFAFYGIARLLFPKVMAIARTTAKEGWAHPLFWVELVFGAMLLWLFVFLPYNTFGEDVKMVKDTGLKLITLFTIGLSVFTASVTIADELEGRTALTLLSKPIGRRQFVFGKFLGVLAPAFSMFVILGVIFLEGVSYKVKYDARETSNPTPTAEQKRAEVVQVSPGLVLAFFETAVLTSIAIAISTRWPMLPNLMTCFAIYVLGHLAPLLVQSSVGQMPLVTFVGRLLATILPALEYFNADTSIAADITIPLEYLGHAFIYSAIYITIAMLAALLMFEDRDLA is encoded by the coding sequence ATGCAGCTAGCGAACCTCATTCCCGCGGACGTTTGGAAACTTTGGAACCGCCTCGACCCGGCGTTGCAGATCGTCATCGTGGGCACATTGGCCCTGGGCGCGCTGTTCGCTTTCTATGGCATCGCACGGCTGCTGTTCCCCAAAGTGATGGCCATTGCCCGCACGACGGCCAAGGAAGGCTGGGCGCATCCGCTGTTCTGGGTGGAACTGGTGTTCGGCGCCATGCTGCTGTGGCTGTTCGTGTTTTTGCCTTACAACACGTTCGGCGAGGACGTGAAGATGGTGAAAGACACGGGCCTGAAGCTGATTACGCTGTTTACGATCGGTCTGTCAGTGTTCACGGCCAGCGTGACGATCGCCGACGAGCTGGAAGGCCGCACCGCCCTGACGTTGTTGTCGAAACCGATCGGGCGGCGGCAGTTCGTGTTCGGCAAGTTTTTGGGAGTGCTCGCTCCGGCGTTCAGCATGTTCGTGATCTTGGGCGTGATCTTTCTGGAGGGGGTAAGCTACAAGGTCAAATACGACGCTCGCGAGACCTCAAACCCCACTCCGACGGCCGAGCAAAAGCGTGCCGAGGTGGTGCAGGTTTCGCCGGGCCTGGTGCTGGCCTTTTTCGAGACAGCCGTGCTCACGTCGATCGCCATCGCCATTTCGACCCGCTGGCCGATGCTGCCCAACCTGATGACCTGTTTTGCCATTTACGTGCTGGGGCACCTGGCCCCGCTACTGGTGCAATCGTCGGTAGGACAGATGCCGCTGGTGACGTTTGTCGGGCGTCTATTGGCGACGATTCTTCCGGCTTTGGAGTATTTCAACGCCGACACGTCGATCGCGGCCGACATCACGATTCCGCTGGAATACCTGGGGCATGCGTTTATCTATTCGGCGATCTACATCACCATCGCCATGCTGGCCGCGCTCTTGATGTTCGAAGACCGCGACCTGGCGTAG